In Planktothrix sp. FACHB-1365, the genomic stretch GAGAGGGAGACGTTGGTGTTTTCGCTAAATCCCCCACTGCCGTTGTTGCTATAGATTTTGCTGATGCGGTTATATGAACTATCCTGGCCCGTGAGCAGGATGTCGATGTCACCATCAGAGTCAAAGTCGGCGGTGGTGACGGAACTATAGGCAACACCGGTGAGGGAGACGTTGGTGTTTTCGCTAAATCCCCCACTGCCGTTATTGCTATAGATTTTGCTGATGGGGTTTCCTGAACTATCTTTCCCCGTGAGCAGGATGTCGATGTTACCATCTTTGTCGAAGTCGGCCGTGGTGACGGAACTATAGGAAACACCGGAGAGGGAGACGTTGGTGTTTTCGCTAAATCCCCCACTGCCGTTGTTGCTATAGATTTTGCTGATGGGGTTATATGAACTATCCTGGCCCGTGAGCAGGATGTCGATGTTACCATCTTTGTCAAAGTCGGCGGTGCTGACGGAACTATATTTAACACCGGTGAGGGAGACGTTGGTGTTTTGGCTAAAACCGCCACTGCCGTTGTTGCTATAGATTTTGCTGATGGGGTTATATGAACTATCTTCACCTGTGAGCAGGATGTCGATGTCCCCATCTTTGTCGAAGTCGGCGGTGCTGACGGAACTAAAGGAAACACCAGTGAGGGAGATGTTGGTGTTTTCGGTAAAGTTAAAACTAGAAGTCATTTTCTTAATTTCCTTTAATTGGGTAGTCGGTTTATCCCTAATGGGTATCAAGATGCTTCTGATGGTTGGGGGTTAACGGTTTCCCATTTGTCGAAATGCCTCTTCTAAGTGGCTGACAAACCCTGATACGTTAAATAACGGGGCATCTCGTTTTTGTAACCGTTGACGCCACTGTTGCAACTTCTGGGGATGGGTGGCCCAGTCAATGGCCTTTTGTTCGTACTCCTCCACACTGTGAGCAATCATTTCTGGGAGTCCACCACTGGCACAAATACTGGCCCCCATGCGGGAGGCGTTGGTGTCACCGGGTTTTGTCAGTACGGGTACACCCGCCCACAACGCTGCTACAGTGGTAGAACCGCCACTATATATCCACGTATCTAAGGCTAAATCTGCCAGTTGTAAGCGGGCGAGATATTCGGGGTGGGGAATTTTGGGGGCAAAAATTAGTCTTTCGGGTGCAACTCCAGAAGCAGCAGCTTTTTTGTGTAAATTATTGATAACTTCCTCTGTTGTCGGTTCAGATAACCACAAAACACTGCCTTCAACTTGCTGTAAGATTCCCATCCAAACGGCAAATAAATCCGGCGTAATTTTAAAATGTCGGTTGTAGCAAACAAAGACAAAACCATCTTCTGGCAACCCGAATTCAGCCCGACTAAATTGTTTGTTGGAAATCTCCATCGGTGAACAGATGAACTGATGGGGTAAATAGATGATTGACTCGCTATAATTTTTAGCTAAATCCGGTGGTACTACCCATTCATCCGTTAGCAAGTAGGGGATAAAATTCGCGCCCATTGTATTGGGATATCCCAGAAAACTTGCTTGTATGGGGGCAGGTTGATAAGCCAATATTTCCGGTTTACCGTATCCTGTATAACCCGCTAAATCGATTAAAATATCAATGCCATCAGCGTTAATTTGCACAGCCGCATCAGAGGCAGAAAGTTGGGAAATATCTCGAAATTGATCACAGCCATTTTTAATCCTTTCTGTGACTTCATCGTTGACATTTAATAGGTTATAGCCAAAGATTTCAAACTCTTCTCGGTTATGGTTTTCAAAGATTTGATAAATTAACCGTCCGACGGCGTGACTATAGAAATCGGGGGAAACATAACCCACCCGCAATTTATCGGTTTTTTGAGAATAGATGAATTGCGGTTTTTTCTCAGCTATTGATTTCTCAATTCCTGCGGCGTGTTTTTGGGCAACGGCTAGGGATAATTCGGGGGGAATTGGAAGGGCGTTTAACTGAAAGGGAGCTAAGGTAAACCCTTTCTGGTCTTCCTGTATATATTGGGTCGTGGAATTCATCAAATCTTGGACAAAATGATCATAGTTTTCCCAGTCGCAGAGATTCAGTTTCACAAACCCGATATGGGGATATAAATATTCAGCATTAGGGTTGAGGCTTTGCACTCGTTCATAGGCGAGTTTCGCTAAGGTAAATTGACTCTGAAATTCCCAAATTTGCCCAAGTTGAAAATAGGCATCGGCGTAGTTTCGTTGGTGTTTAGCTGCGGTTTGAAAGAGTTGAATCGCTTCGTCTAATTTAGCTTGTTGTTTATACAATAAACCTAAATTGTACAACGCCGGAACAAGCTCAGGGTTTAATTCCAAGGCGCGTTTTAATAACTCCTCGGCTTGATTTAGCTGGGTTTTAATTAGATAAATTGACCCTAAGTTAGTTAAGGTTAACGCTGAATCCGGGTTAATTTTTAGAGCGTTTTGATAACAAGTTATGGCTTCAGATAAGCGATTTTGCTGTTGGAGTAAGGTTCCTAAATTATTGTGAGCAGGAATATAGTTTGGTTCGGCTGTTATAGCGTTTTGGAAACAAGCGATCGCTTGTTCAATTTTTCCTTGTTTTTTGAAATCTTGCCCCCGTTCAAATTCATCTTTTGCTGCTTTTAATTGTGGGTTTTTTAACGTCCTTAAGTGTTGTTCTAGGATGTCATCTAATTCTGAAATCGTCGTCTCATCTTCTCGAAAAATCTGCCCGACATATTCAGTATGTTGACGAGAAATTGGAAAGGGTTTTCCTTCGGAAAATTCATCATGAACCAAACTTTGATATTGAGCCAAAGGATAAATGACATCGTTCAAAAACCGTTGATCAATGCCTTTCGTTAAAGATTCAGTGTGAATTTTAACATAATTATTGATAGCAGTTTTGATTTCTAAATTCCCTTTAAATCCCCACATTCCTCCCATAATTTTGCTTCGATGCAAAGGATGATCTCGCATAATATGAAACGGAAAAGGACTGGTTAACCATTCATCAACGGCGGCTTTTTCCCGTTGATTAAGCCGCGAGTCCGTATCCCGAATAATTGTAATTTCGACATCTGGATCATTCAGGGCTAGAAACCGCCAAAATGATCCGGTACAATTTTGAGAGGGGGTTTGCATTGGGATGATTTCTACATGATTCCAAGCCGATAAACGTTCTAACGTTTCTTTGGGAACGGTTTCATCTACATAAAACCGACAAATCCAACCCGGATAAATTTTAAGCGCTAATTCCGCATTTTTAACCGCACCGATATTGTAGATAGGATCATTGCCCCAAAGACTAAAAGAGATGACTTTTTTCTGGGTTTTTGTGGGGCTACCAATAGTTACTAATTTAGCAATATTTCCACTTTTAAACCCTAAAGTCATCGGACATTGAACTTGGGGCAAAATCGCCACATCATAAAGTTCTGTGGCTTCGGTATCCATATCTAGCCACTCGACAATATTTCCGGTTTTTATGTCAATAATTAAGATGCCACAACGGGCTTCGGCTTGTTTTTGTTGCAGTTTTTCTCCGAGTAATAAACCGGAAAAATGATAGTCCCTAGGTTTAGATAAACCCACAACGGCAAAATCTCCGACAAAGGCTAACCCCCGTCCATAACCGGGACAAAAGGTAACGGGGACAAATTCACCGTTTTCGATATAGCCGAAATCACCTGTTCCTGAGTTGAGTAACCACAATTTCCCTTGATACCATCGAGGCGAATGGGGCATCGATAACCCCCTAGCGATGATATCGTTGGTTTGAATATCAATCACCACTCCCCCATCACCCCTTCGATGTCGCCAACCTGATGCTACATCCGAACAACTCACCGCCGTTACATAGCGGGGAATACCGTTAACGGCGGCTAACCCGTTGAGGTGACAGCGATCTTCCGGGGCGAGTTTACTGATAAAATTCGGTTGCCATACAGGGGTAAAGCTGTGCTGGGGATGGAGCGTCGCTAAACAGCTATATTCGGTATTGGCAAAGATGATGTTACCTTGAGGATCAACTACAAGGTCATGTACGTCTAAATCTCCGGTGGTGTAGGCAATGCGAGGGACATAAACGTGATCATATTTATCCTGTAAAAGTTCCCCATTTTCGAGGATATTTTCAAACCGCCAAATTTGATAGCGGGTAGCAAGGTAAAAGCGTTCTGATGTTGTATACAGTCCCATGGGTCGCTCAAATTCCCAAACCGGGGTGGAAATTTGGCCGTTAGGTTGGACTCCGATCAAACAAAGGCGGTTTGTTTGGTAGGTAGTTAGGGCGACGCTGACTTGCTGTTGGTGTAGCCATTCCAGAAAGTGCCGCGAGAAAGGAACCGTTAGGGTTTTAGGATTGTTCATGGGTTATTACTTGAGCCAAGTCCAAAAAGTTGAATTGGCTCAGATGTTAAGTGCTTATGTAAAACAAATCACCCAGTTGAGAAAAAAACCGGGAACCTGGAATCACCAAATGTGCAAATAATTATGTTTGGACACTTATTGAGTCCCTAAATAGGCCATTGGGAAATCCTGAAACTCTTGTAATACAAGTGGCCTTGCTTGAAGGGGATACAGAGTTTAAAATGTTGCTAACCTGTCGCCCCTTTAAATTGTATAGTTAGGTACCTGAAACCTTTCTATAGCTTAGATCGGGTTAAAAAAGTAGATTGCTTAACAGCTT encodes the following:
- a CDS encoding TIGR03032 family protein gives rise to the protein MNNPKTLTVPFSRHFLEWLHQQQVSVALTTYQTNRLCLIGVQPNGQISTPVWEFERPMGLYTTSERFYLATRYQIWRFENILENGELLQDKYDHVYVPRIAYTTGDLDVHDLVVDPQGNIIFANTEYSCLATLHPQHSFTPVWQPNFISKLAPEDRCHLNGLAAVNGIPRYVTAVSCSDVASGWRHRRGDGGVVIDIQTNDIIARGLSMPHSPRWYQGKLWLLNSGTGDFGYIENGEFVPVTFCPGYGRGLAFVGDFAVVGLSKPRDYHFSGLLLGEKLQQKQAEARCGILIIDIKTGNIVEWLDMDTEATELYDVAILPQVQCPMTLGFKSGNIAKLVTIGSPTKTQKKVISFSLWGNDPIYNIGAVKNAELALKIYPGWICRFYVDETVPKETLERLSAWNHVEIIPMQTPSQNCTGSFWRFLALNDPDVEITIIRDTDSRLNQREKAAVDEWLTSPFPFHIMRDHPLHRSKIMGGMWGFKGNLEIKTAINNYVKIHTESLTKGIDQRFLNDVIYPLAQYQSLVHDEFSEGKPFPISRQHTEYVGQIFREDETTISELDDILEQHLRTLKNPQLKAAKDEFERGQDFKKQGKIEQAIACFQNAITAEPNYIPAHNNLGTLLQQQNRLSEAITCYQNALKINPDSALTLTNLGSIYLIKTQLNQAEELLKRALELNPELVPALYNLGLLYKQQAKLDEAIQLFQTAAKHQRNYADAYFQLGQIWEFQSQFTLAKLAYERVQSLNPNAEYLYPHIGFVKLNLCDWENYDHFVQDLMNSTTQYIQEDQKGFTLAPFQLNALPIPPELSLAVAQKHAAGIEKSIAEKKPQFIYSQKTDKLRVGYVSPDFYSHAVGRLIYQIFENHNREEFEIFGYNLLNVNDEVTERIKNGCDQFRDISQLSASDAAVQINADGIDILIDLAGYTGYGKPEILAYQPAPIQASFLGYPNTMGANFIPYLLTDEWVVPPDLAKNYSESIIYLPHQFICSPMEISNKQFSRAEFGLPEDGFVFVCYNRHFKITPDLFAVWMGILQQVEGSVLWLSEPTTEEVINNLHKKAAASGVAPERLIFAPKIPHPEYLARLQLADLALDTWIYSGGSTTVAALWAGVPVLTKPGDTNASRMGASICASGGLPEMIAHSVEEYEQKAIDWATHPQKLQQWRQRLQKRDAPLFNVSGFVSHLEEAFRQMGNR